A window of the Physeter macrocephalus isolate SW-GA chromosome 7, ASM283717v5, whole genome shotgun sequence genome harbors these coding sequences:
- the LOC129392265 gene encoding ADP-ribosylation factor-like protein 9 translates to MEDLEVAYHITDIHEALALSEVGNDRKMFLFGTQVTENGSEIPSIMQDARDLIAQLAADMQ, encoded by the exons ATGGAG GATCTTGAAGTAGCCTATCACATTACAGATATCCATGAAGCTTTGGCATTATCTGAGGTGGGAAATGACAGGAAGATGTTCTTGTTCGGAACCCAGGTGACTGAGAATGGCTCAGAGATACCCTCCATCATGCAAGATGCCAGAGACCTGATTGCACAGCTGGCTGCAGACATGCAGTGA